In the Phenylobacterium soli genome, CCGGCTGGAAGCTCGCCGGCCAGGCCGCGGTGGCGAGGGCGAACCTCGGCGCCTATGGCCTCGATCGCGCGGCGGGCCCCTTCGAGCTTTCGTCCAGCAAGGGCGAGCTCGGCGCGAAGCTGCAGCTGACCGGCGCGGGCGGCCGCGGCGCGGGCTTCGTGGGGGCGGCGCTGGGGCCTGCGCCCAAGGCGAGCCTGGAGGCCGCCCGCCTCGCCGACGGGCGTCTGGCGCTGAACCGGCTGGAGCTCGTGGGATCAGGGCTGAAGGTCTCGGCGAGCGGCGGCAGAGGGTTGCTGGGCGGCCTGACCTTCAAGGGTCAGGCGAGCCTCACCAACCTGGCTGCGGCCCGGCGCGGCGCCGCCGGCGCGGCGAGCGCCAGCTGGTCGGCCAGCCAGGCCAAGGCCGGCCAACCCTGGGCGGTGTCCGTCGAGGCGCGCGGCGAGCGCTTCGCCACCGGCTATCCCGAGCTCGACCGCCTCCTGGGGGCGCGGCCCGGCTTCGCGGCCAAGGCGAACCTCGACAGCCGGCGGATCGCCCTCGGCTCGGCGAGCCTCTCCGGCGCCGCCCTGCAGGCCTCCACCGCCGGGGTGCTGGAGACCGGTGGCAAGATGGCGCTCAAGCTCGACTGGTCAGCCACCGGGCCGTTCCATGCCGGCCCGGTGGAGATCGCCGGCAAGGCCAAGGGCTCGGGCGCGATCACTGGCACGCTCGGGGCGCCCAAGGCCGACCTGATCGCCCATCTGGACGAGATCGACGCGCCGCGCCTGCCGCTGAAGGACGCCAATGTGACCCTCACCTTCGAGCGTCGTCTGGACGGGACGGCGGGGGTGATCGCGGCCACCGCGACGAGCGGTTTCGGTCCGGCGCGCGGCCGGTCGGCCTTCCGCTTCCCGGAGGGCGGCGTGGACCTGACGGAGCTGTCGGTGGACGCCGGCGGCCTGAAGGCGGCCGGATCGCTGTCCCTGCGCCGCAGCGCCCCCTCGGCGGCCGAGCTCGACGTGGCCCTCACCAAGGGCGCCTTCCTCGACGCCGGCCGGATCGGCGGGCACGTGCGGCTTGCCGACAGCGGCGGGACACAGGCGAGCCTGAACCTCACCGCCGAGGGGGCGCGCTTCCCGGGTTCACCCATCCTGCTGCGGCAGGCCAGGCTCACGGCGGACGGACCGCTGGCGCGGTTGCCCTACGCCCTGGCCGCCGACGGCGATTCCACCCAGGGGCGCTGGAGCGCCAACGGCAAGGGGACCTTCGCCGAGGCCAAGCCGGGCTATGTGGCGAGCTTCGACGGCTCGGGCGCCCTGGGGGGCCGCGGCCTGCGGACTCTGGAGCCGGCGGTGTTCCGCTTCGGCGGACCCGAGCGCGCGGCGCGGGTGAGGCTGGCGGCCAGCGACGGCGGCCGGCTCGATCTCGACAGCCGGCTGACCGACCAGACGGCGGACGTGAAGGCGCAGGTCGCCGGCTTCGGCCTGCAGATGCTGGACGAGGACTTCGCCGGCAAGGTCGACGCTACCCTGGCGCTGAGCGGCAAGGGCGGGCGGCTGGACGGCACGCTGGACGCCCGGCTGGCCGGGGCGCGCGGGCGCGGGGCGCCGGCGGCGTCGGGCGTCGACGGGACGGTCCGTGGACGGCTGGCCGGCGACAGCCTGACCCTGACGGCCAACGCCGCCAACGCCCAGGGGCTGCAGGCCAACGGCGAGGTGACCCTGCCCGCCGCCAGCTCGGCGGCCCCTTTCCGGGTGGCGGTCGCCACCCAGCAGCCGATGCGCGGGCGGTTCTTCGCCGAGGGGGAGGTGCGGCCGCTGTTCGACCTCCTGATCGGCGGCGAGCGCAGCCTCTCGGGCCAGGTGCGCACCCGGGGCACGCTCTCGGGGACTCTGGCCAAACCGCGCGCCGCCGGACAGGTGGCGGTGCAGAACGGCCGCTTCGATGACGGCGAGACCGGCCTGTCGCTCCGCCAGGTCTCGCTCGCCGCGGATTTCGACGAGGCCGCGGTCAATGTCACCCAGGCGAATGGCGTGGACGGCCATGGCGGGACCGTGAACGGCGCGGGCCGGATCAGCCTGGAACGGGCGGGCGCTTCGAGCTTCCGGCTGAACCTCAAGGGTTTCCGACTGATCGACAACGAGCTGGCCACCGCCTCTGCGACCGGCCAGGCGACCATCAACCGCGACGCGGGCGGCAAGGTGAAGCTGACCGGCGCCCTGACCATCGACCAGGCCAATGTCGCCGCCAGGCTGCCGACACCCTCGGGCGTCGTGGCCATGGACGTGGTGGAGAAGAACCGGCCGCTCGACCTGGCCTCGAGCCTGCCGGCCCCCAGCGGATCCGGCATCGGCGGCGAAGGTTGGGCGCTGGATGTGTCGCTCAAAGCGCCGGGGCGTGTATTTCTGCGCGGCCGCGGGTTGAATGTGGAGCTGTCGCTCGACGCCCATGTGGGCGGGACGACCACCCATCCGCAGCTCGGCGGCGTCGCGCGGGTGGTGCGCGGCGACTACGACTTCGCGGGCAAGAGGTTCGAGTTCGATCCGGCGAGCGTGGTCTATCTGTCGACCCACGCCGAGGACATCCGCCTGGACCTCTTGGCGACGCGTGACGATCCATCGCTGACCGCCGGGGTGCGGATCCGCGGCACGGCCGACCGGCCGGAGATCACCCTGACCTCGACGCCGACCCTGCCCAACGACGAGGTGCTGAGCCAGGTGCTGTTCGGGCGAACCGCCTCGCAGCTGTCGCCGCTCGAGGCGGCGCAGCTCGCCTCGACCCTGTCGTCCCTGGCGGGCGGCGGAGGGCTCGACGTGATCGGCAACCTGCGGACTTTCGCCGGCCTCGACCGCCTGGCGCTGGGCGGCGGTTCGACCGGCGCCGGCGTCACAGTTTCCGGCGGCAAGTACCTGACAGACAAGGTTTATCTAGAGCTCACCGGCGGGGGGCGCGAAGGCTCGTCGGCGCAGGTCGAGTGGCGCCTGAAACGGAGCCTCTCCATCGTCTCGAAGATCGCCGGCCAGACCGGCGGCTCACTGGCGATCCGCTGGCGGCGGGACTACTAGGCCGCGGTGCGGCCGCCGGCGTTGGCGTAGGCCTGGGTGCCGCGGGTGAACACGCGGTCGGCAGGCTCGATGGCGGCGATGGGGATGTCGCTGGCCGTCTCCAGGCGCGCGTAGAGCGGCGCGAAGTCCGTCTCCACCGTGACGTCGAGCAGGGTCTGCAGGGCCGGGACCACGAAGTAGACCTGCTGGAAGTCGTCGATCCGGTAAGGCGTGCGCATCACCCGCTCGAGGTCGAAGCCCAGGCGGTTGGGGGAGGGATCGTCGAGCGCGAAGCGGCTCTCGGAGTAACTGGAGACGATGCCGGCGCCGTAGATCCGCAGGCCCGCCGCGGTCTCCATGAGTCCGAACTCCACCGTGTACCAGTAGAGCCGGGCGAGGTTGTGCAGGTGGCCGAAGCCGAGCGCGCGTTGGCCGCCCTTGCCATAGGCCTGCATGTAGTCCGCGAACACCGGGTCGGTGAGCATCGGGACATGGCCGAAGACATCGTGGAAGATGTCGGGTTCCTGAAGGTAATCAAGCTCTTGTGGCTTGCGGATGAACTGGCCCGCGGGGAAGCGGCGGTTGGCCAGGTGATCGAAGAAGACATCGTCCGGCACCAGGCCGGGCACGGCGACGACGCTCCAGCCGGTCAGGCGGGACAGCTCCTCGTTCACCCGCGCGAAATCCGGGATACCGGTGCGGTGCAGGTCGAGCGCGTCGAGGCCCCTGAGGAAGGCGTCGCAGGCGCGTCCCGGCAACAGGGCGGTCTGGCGCTCGTAGAGCGTGATCCAGACCTGATGCTCGGCGTCGCTATAGGCCTCCCAGCCCTGGTCGATGGTCCAGTCGGGACGGGCGCCGGGGGGCGGCGCCTGGAAGGTCGCATCCGCTTTCATGCGGACGAGAATGGCCCGTTTTCGGGGGAAGTTCCGTTCGGAATGACCGCCGAAAGGCGGGCTCGCCGAATAGATCTTCCAGCCTAGTGGCAGATCCGGGGGCGAAGCGTGTACTGGCCTTCGCGGAAGGACTCGAAGATCAGCGAGGCCTGCGGATGGCCGACCGGCTCGCCGCTTTCGTCCGGCAGCAGGTTCTGCTCGGAGACATAGGCCACGTAGGCGCTCTCGTCGTTCTCGGCGAGCAGATGGTAGAACGGCTGGTCCTTGTGCGGCCGGATGTGTTCCGGAATGGACAGCCAGTATTCCTCGGTGTTGGCGAAGCTGGGGTCCACGTCGAAGATGACGCCGCGGAAGGGATAGACGCGGTGACGGACGACCTGGCCGATCGCGAATTTGGCGAGTCGTGTAGCCATGCCGTCGAATCTATCTCCCATCTCCTGACTGGAAGGTGAACGTAGCGCGCGAAGCCTTGGGTTCAAGGCCACGCTTCCTGCCAGGCCCGGCTCTTGCTACATTTGCGTCGAAATGAGGCGGGCGCCTGTCGGCGACCCCTGCGAGGACGGAAGGCGGTCCATGAGTGAGGCGCCGCGTGCGCCGGGCGCCTTTGGGCGCGGCCGGACGAGAACGGGTGGAACCGGGCCCGGTGGGGCCCGGTCGAACGGACCCAGGTCGAACGGGTCGAATGGCGAGGCCGCGTGCTATGCGGCGCTCGATCTCGGCACCAACAATTGCAGGCTGCTGATCGCCACGCCGAACGGCGGCGGCTTCCGCGTGGTCGAAGCCTTCTCGCGCATCGTGCGGCTGGGGGAGGGGCTCTCCCAGACCGGGCGGCTCTCGGAGCCGGCCATGGAACGGGCGATGGCGGCGCTGAAGGTCAGCGCCGAGAAGGTGCGCCGCCGCAAGGTCGTGCGCCTGAGGGCGATCGCCACCCAGGCCTGCCGCATGGCGGAGAACGGGCCGGCCTTCATCGAGCGCGTGGCCGAGGAGACGGGGCTCCGGCTGCAGATCATCAGTCCCCAGGAAGAGGCCAAGCTGTCGGTCGCCGGCTGCCTCAACCTCATCGACCGCAGCGCCGACGCCGCCCTGGTGGTGGATGTGGGCGGCGGCTCGACGGAGCTGTCCTGGGTCGAGCTCAAGGATGCGCCGCCGACCGGCACGCCGCCGATGCGCGCATGGCTGTCGGTGCCGATCGGTGTCGTGACCCTCGCCGAGCGGTTCCCCGAGGGCGAACACGGCACCGAAGCCTGGTTCCGGGAGATGATCGAGGCGGTGAAGAGCGAGATCGCCGCCTTCCGCAGGGCCGATCCGATGCGGGAGGTGTTCGACGCCGACCGGGCCCACCTGATTGGCACCTCGGGCGCCATCACCAGCCTGGCCGGCATGCACCTCGAATTGCCGCGCTATGACCGCAGCCGGGTCGACGGCATCTGGATGACGCGCGAGCAGTGCGACGCGGCGGCCGGGCGGCTGCTGGCGCTCAAGCCGCAGCAGCGGGCCGAGCAGCCGTGCATCGGCCCCGACCGGGCCGACCTCGTTCTGGCCGGGGCAGCTATCCTGCAGGCGGTGCAGGAGCTCTGGCCGTGCAGCCGGGTGCGGGTCGCCGACCGCGGCCTGCGCGAAGGCATCCTGATTTCCCTGATGGCGGAGAAGGGCCGCCGTCGCCGGCGTCGCCGCCGCGGCGGGGCGCGCGGCCGCACCCTGGCGGCCGCCGAATGACCGAGCCTCCCCGCAAGCGCATGGTGAGGCCGCCCACGGGCGGCACGGAGTCCGGCCGCGGAAAGCCGGTGCGCCTGAAGACCGCCAAGCAGCGCACGCCGTCACAGCAGGCCTGGCTGGAGCGGCAGCTCAACGATCCCTTCGCCGCCAAGGCGCGGGCGCACGGCTATCGCAGCCGCGCCGCCTACAAGCTGACCGAGATCGACGACCGGCTGCATTTCCTGAAGCCGGGGGCGCGGGTGATCGATCTGGGCGCGGCGCCCGGCGGCTGGACCCAGGTGGCGCTGGAACGCGGGGTGAAGCAGGTGGCCGGCGTGGACCTGCTGCCGGTCGATCCGCTGCCGCCGGCGCACATCGTTCAGATGGACTTCACCGACCCGGCCTGCGGCCCAAAGCTGATCGAGCTGCTGGGCGGGCCGCCGGACGTGGTGCTCTCCGACATGGCGCCCAATACGGTGGGCCACCGCCAGACGGATCACCTGCGCATCGTCGGCCTGATCGAGGCGGCGGCCGATTTCGCGGTGCAGGTGTTGAAGCCCGGCGGGGTGTTCGTGGCCAAGGCCTTCCAGGGCGGCGAGACCACGGCGCTGATCGCCGAACTCAAGCGCCACTTCGCCGATGTGCGGAACGTCAAGCCCAAGGCAAGCCGGTCGGACAGCTCCGAGGTCTATCTCGTGGCGACCGGCTTCAAGGGGCGCTAGCCGCCGAGGAAACGGGCCAGGTTGTCCAGGCTCGAGGCGATGCCCGCGGCGTGGTCGGCGTCGGAAATGCCCGGAGGGGCGTCCTCGACGGTGACGGCGACCTCGGTTCCGGCGGGCGTCTCATCGAAGGTCCAGGTCATGGTCATCAGGCCGTCGAACGCCGCGTCGTCGGACCTGAAGGCGACCTGCTGGACGATGCGCTCGGGCGAGAACGCGGCGAAGCGGACCTCGACGGAGTCGCTGTCGGCCGTGGTCTTGCCCTGGCCGTGGCGGCGCGGATCGCCATAGGTCAGCGTCATGAGGTAGCCGCCGCCAGGTCGCGCGTCGAAGGACGACAGGGCGGCCGTCATGCCGGCGGGCGGCAGCCAGCGGGCCAGCGCCGCCGGGTCGGCGAAGGCGGCGAAGACGTGCGGCCTGGGGGCCGCGATCACCCGCGACACTTTCATCGCGCCTCCCGCCGTTGACTCGCAGCCCCTTTGCGGGGATACCGCGCCCGCAAAACGGAGAGTCTCATGGAGATTCGCGAAGGGCTCACCTTCGACGATGTTTTGCTCGAACCCGGCGCATCCGATGTGATGCCAACTCAGGTGGATGTGTCCACCCGGTTCACGCGAGAGATCAATCTGAACATCCCGCTCGTGTCCGCCGCCATGGACACGGTCACCGAAAGCCGGCTGGCCATCGCCATGGCCCAGAACGGCGGCATCGGGGTGCTCCACCGCAACCTGACGGTCGAGGAACAGGCCGACCAGGTGCGCGAGGTGAAGCGCTACGAGAGCGGCATGGTCATCAACCCGCTGACCATCCATCCGGACACCACCCTGCGCGAGATCCGCGAGATCAAGGCGCGGCGGAAGATCTCCGGCTTCCCGGTGGTAGAGCCCGGCACGGGCAAGCTGTGCGGCATCCTGACGAACCGCGACATGCGCTTCGAAGGCCGCGACGACGTGCCCGCCAAGGCGCTGATGACCCACGAGAACCTGGTCACGGTGCGCGAGGGCGTCAGCCAGGCCGAGGCTCGCGAGCTGCTGCGCAGGCACAAGATCGAGCGCCTGATTGTGGTCGACGAGGCCTACCGCGCCGTCGGCCTGATCACCGTCAAGGACATGGAGAAGTCCCAGGAGCACCCGAACGCGGCCAAGGACGCGCAGGGCCGGCTTCTGGTGGCCGCGGCCTCGACGGTGGGCGACAACGGCTACGAGCGCTCCATGGCGCTGGTGGACGCCGGCGTCGACGTGGTGGTCATCGACACCGCCCATGGCCACAACAAGGACGTCGCCGGCGCCGTGGCGCGCGTGAAGCGCGAGACCAACCGCGTGCAGATCGTCGCCGGCAACGTGGCGACCTACGACGGCGCGCGGGCGCTGATCGACGCCGGCGCGGATGCGGTGAAGGTGGGCATCGGCCCGGGCTCGATCTGCACCACGCGGATCGTCGCCGGGGTGGGCGTGCCGCAGCTGACCGCGATCGCCGAGTCCGTGCGCGCCGCCCGGGATTCGGACGTGCCGATCATCGCCGACGGCGGGATCAAGTACTCGGGCGATCTGGCCAAGGCGCTCGCCATGGGCGCGTCGGTGGCGATGATGGGCTCGGTCTTCGCCGGCGTCGACGAGGCGCCCGGCGAGGTGTTCCTCTACCAGGGGCGTTCCTACAAGGCCTACCGCGGCATGGGCTCGCTCGGCGCCATGGCTCAAGGCTCGGCCGACCGCTACTTCCAGAAGGAGGTCTCGGCCCTGAAGCTGGTGCCGGAGGGCA is a window encoding:
- a CDS encoding translocation/assembly module TamB domain-containing protein, with product MSGPEDHKPDLAHEVAEVAHEAVAVAKRSWRQIALIVAIAVVATFGAIVTAMRYGVLLPQARLLIQAATDGLRIGSLGRLKVEGLTGDIWSDLRIARLTLRDDQGVWLQADNIHLKWRYLELVRRNFQADDIEVQDLRLIRRPTLAAREGTSGGLPLSFHIDHAHGRLDLEPGFSYERGVYDLDFNIHVERQGGQRGHVRAISVLRPGDHLNADYDIAKDRPLLIAVDAGEAQGGALAGALGLPSKQPFSLKIAANGKTSQGRFTAEALSGTTRPLQAQGAWDQLQGQASGQISLTASSLTEPYARRFGPQARFALVGRKATPGFFALQAQVAAENIALTASGLGNIGERKIGPQGLNLMATTPALSRITGGPAMGPARVAGVLTQTPTGWKLAGQAAVARANLGAYGLDRAAGPFELSSSKGELGAKLQLTGAGGRGAGFVGAALGPAPKASLEAARLADGRLALNRLELVGSGLKVSASGGRGLLGGLTFKGQASLTNLAAARRGAAGAASASWSASQAKAGQPWAVSVEARGERFATGYPELDRLLGARPGFAAKANLDSRRIALGSASLSGAALQASTAGVLETGGKMALKLDWSATGPFHAGPVEIAGKAKGSGAITGTLGAPKADLIAHLDEIDAPRLPLKDANVTLTFERRLDGTAGVIAATATSGFGPARGRSAFRFPEGGVDLTELSVDAGGLKAAGSLSLRRSAPSAAELDVALTKGAFLDAGRIGGHVRLADSGGTQASLNLTAEGARFPGSPILLRQARLTADGPLARLPYALAADGDSTQGRWSANGKGTFAEAKPGYVASFDGSGALGGRGLRTLEPAVFRFGGPERAARVRLAASDGGRLDLDSRLTDQTADVKAQVAGFGLQMLDEDFAGKVDATLALSGKGGRLDGTLDARLAGARGRGAPAASGVDGTVRGRLAGDSLTLTANAANAQGLQANGEVTLPAASSAAPFRVAVATQQPMRGRFFAEGEVRPLFDLLIGGERSLSGQVRTRGTLSGTLAKPRAAGQVAVQNGRFDDGETGLSLRQVSLAADFDEAAVNVTQANGVDGHGGTVNGAGRISLERAGASSFRLNLKGFRLIDNELATASATGQATINRDAGGKVKLTGALTIDQANVAARLPTPSGVVAMDVVEKNRPLDLASSLPAPSGSGIGGEGWALDVSLKAPGRVFLRGRGLNVELSLDAHVGGTTTHPQLGGVARVVRGDYDFAGKRFEFDPASVVYLSTHAEDIRLDLLATRDDPSLTAGVRIRGTADRPEITLTSTPTLPNDEVLSQVLFGRTASQLSPLEAAQLASTLSSLAGGGGLDVIGNLRTFAGLDRLALGGGSTGAGVTVSGGKYLTDKVYLELTGGGREGSSAQVEWRLKRSLSIVSKIAGQTGGSLAIRWRRDY
- the phhA gene encoding phenylalanine 4-monooxygenase, coding for MKADATFQAPPPGARPDWTIDQGWEAYSDAEHQVWITLYERQTALLPGRACDAFLRGLDALDLHRTGIPDFARVNEELSRLTGWSVVAVPGLVPDDVFFDHLANRRFPAGQFIRKPQELDYLQEPDIFHDVFGHVPMLTDPVFADYMQAYGKGGQRALGFGHLHNLARLYWYTVEFGLMETAAGLRIYGAGIVSSYSESRFALDDPSPNRLGFDLERVMRTPYRIDDFQQVYFVVPALQTLLDVTVETDFAPLYARLETASDIPIAAIEPADRVFTRGTQAYANAGGRTAA
- the hspQ gene encoding heat shock protein HspQ; its protein translation is MATRLAKFAIGQVVRHRVYPFRGVIFDVDPSFANTEEYWLSIPEHIRPHKDQPFYHLLAENDESAYVAYVSEQNLLPDESGEPVGHPQASLIFESFREGQYTLRPRICH
- a CDS encoding Ppx/GppA phosphatase family protein — encoded protein: MSEAPRAPGAFGRGRTRTGGTGPGGARSNGPRSNGSNGEAACYAALDLGTNNCRLLIATPNGGGFRVVEAFSRIVRLGEGLSQTGRLSEPAMERAMAALKVSAEKVRRRKVVRLRAIATQACRMAENGPAFIERVAEETGLRLQIISPQEEAKLSVAGCLNLIDRSADAALVVDVGGGSTELSWVELKDAPPTGTPPMRAWLSVPIGVVTLAERFPEGEHGTEAWFREMIEAVKSEIAAFRRADPMREVFDADRAHLIGTSGAITSLAGMHLELPRYDRSRVDGIWMTREQCDAAAGRLLALKPQQRAEQPCIGPDRADLVLAGAAILQAVQELWPCSRVRVADRGLREGILISLMAEKGRRRRRRRRGGARGRTLAAAE
- a CDS encoding RlmE family RNA methyltransferase translates to MTEPPRKRMVRPPTGGTESGRGKPVRLKTAKQRTPSQQAWLERQLNDPFAAKARAHGYRSRAAYKLTEIDDRLHFLKPGARVIDLGAAPGGWTQVALERGVKQVAGVDLLPVDPLPPAHIVQMDFTDPACGPKLIELLGGPPDVVLSDMAPNTVGHRQTDHLRIVGLIEAAADFAVQVLKPGGVFVAKAFQGGETTALIAELKRHFADVRNVKPKASRSDSSEVYLVATGFKGR
- a CDS encoding SRPBCC domain-containing protein; this translates as MKVSRVIAAPRPHVFAAFADPAALARWLPPAGMTAALSSFDARPGGGYLMTLTYGDPRRHGQGKTTADSDSVEVRFAAFSPERIVQQVAFRSDDAAFDGLMTMTWTFDETPAGTEVAVTVEDAPPGISDADHAAGIASSLDNLARFLGG
- the guaB gene encoding IMP dehydrogenase yields the protein MEIREGLTFDDVLLEPGASDVMPTQVDVSTRFTREINLNIPLVSAAMDTVTESRLAIAMAQNGGIGVLHRNLTVEEQADQVREVKRYESGMVINPLTIHPDTTLREIREIKARRKISGFPVVEPGTGKLCGILTNRDMRFEGRDDVPAKALMTHENLVTVREGVSQAEARELLRRHKIERLIVVDEAYRAVGLITVKDMEKSQEHPNAAKDAQGRLLVAAASTVGDNGYERSMALVDAGVDVVVIDTAHGHNKDVAGAVARVKRETNRVQIVAGNVATYDGARALIDAGADAVKVGIGPGSICTTRIVAGVGVPQLTAIAESVRAARDSDVPIIADGGIKYSGDLAKALAMGASVAMMGSVFAGVDEAPGEVFLYQGRSYKAYRGMGSLGAMAQGSADRYFQKEVSALKLVPEGIEGQVPYKGPIAPILHQMVGGLRAAMGYVGAPSLPLFRERARFIRITGAGLRESHVHDVMITREAPNYPSAV